The DNA region AGCGGCATTCTGGTTTACGCCGCCCGCGCCGCATGTCCGTCAACCACTGCGCTGGAAGCAGTTTCTGATCACCCTGTTGGTTATTTTCCCCAGCACCAATCTGGTGCCGTGGTTGACCGGCATGCTATTGCCCTCGTTGAAGGGAACGCTATTACTGCATCTGATCAACGATGCCTGTGTGGTTGCGCTGGTGGTCTGGTTGTGGATGCCCATCGTAACCCGTTTGTTTGCCGGTTGGCTGAAAAAAGCCTGATCGGCTCGTCAGGAGAGCGTTATGTCTCAAACTGCCTCATTGATTCTGACCCACGGAAAAATACATACCCTCGACAGCCACCGCCCTCAGGCTGACGCCGTGGCGATTAAGGACGGAAAAATTCTCGCCACGGGAACGCACGATCAGGTGATGCGTTTTGCGGCTGATGGTACGCAGGTGGTGGATCTGAAAGGTCACACTGTGATTCCGGGGCTGAATGATTCCCACCTGCACCTGATCCGTGGTGGGTTGAATTACAACCTTGAGCTGCGCTGGGAAGGGGTACCGTCCGTGGCCGATGCGCTGCGTATGTTGAAAGAACAGGCTGACCGCACCCCGTCGCCGCAGTGGGTTCGCGTGGTGGGCGGCTGGAGTGAATTTCAGTTTGCCGAACGACGGATGCCAACGCTGGAAGAGCTCAACGATGCCGCGCCGGATACCCCCGTTTTCGTTCTGCATCTCTACGATCGCGCGCTGCTAAACCGCGCGGCGCTGAAAGCCGTGGGATACACCAAAGCGACGCCCGATCCGGCGGGCGGCGAAATCGTCCGCGATAGCAACGGCAATCCCACCGGGATGCTGATCGCCAAACCTAACGCCATGATCCTCTATTCGACGTTGGCGAAAGGGCCGAAACTGCCGCTGGAGATGCAGGTAAACTCCACGCGCCAGTTTATGCGCGAACTGAATCGTCTCGGGTTGACCAGCGCCATCGACGCAGGCGGTGGTTTTCAGAACTACCCGGAAGATTACGAGATCATCGAGCAGTTGCATGCCAAAAATCAGATGACGGTGCGCATTGCCTATAACCTGTTTACACAGCGACCGAAGCAGGAGCTGGACGATTTCGAACGCTGGACCGATATGCTCAAGCCGGGTCAGGGGACCGATTTCTATCGTGCGAACGGCGCCGGGGAGATGCTGGTCTTCTCCGCTGCGGACTTCGAAGACTTCCTGCAACCGCGCCCGGATTTGCCGGAAGGGATGGAGGATGAGCTGGAGCGCGTCGTGCGCCATCTGGTGGAACACCGCTGGCCGTTCCGTCTGCATGCCACTTACGATGAGTCGATCAGCCGGATGCTGGATGTGTTCGAGAAAGTGAACCGTGATATTCCGTTTAATGGCCTGCACTGGTTCTTCGATCACGCCGAGACCATCAGCGAGCGCAATATCGATCGCGTGAAAGCGCTGGGCGGCGGCATTGCGGTACAGCATCGCATGGCATTCCAGGGCGAATATTTTATCGACCGCTACGGGAAAGAGGCGGTGAAACATACGCCGCCGGTGGCGAAAATGTTGGCCGCCGGGGTGCCGGTGGGGCTTGGAACGGATGCCACTCGCGTCGCCAGCTATAACCCGTGGACGGCGCTGTACTGGCTGGTTTCCGGGCGTACGGTCGGCGGAACGGCGATGTATGACGATAACAACCGTCTGCCGCGCGACGTGGCGCTGGAACTGTGGACGGCAGGGAGCGCGTGGTTTTCCAGCGAGCAGGGCAAGAAAGGGCGCATTGCCAACGATCAACTGGCCGACCTGGTGGTGCTGTCAAAAGACTACTTCAGCGTGCCGGAAGAGGAGATCAAAGGCATTGAGTCGGTGATGACGATTGTCGATGGCAAAGTGGTGTATGCCGCTGGTCAGTTCACTCCGCTGGCGCCGCCGTCGATTCCGGTCGTTCCGGACTGGTCTCCGGTGGTGAACGTTCCGGGACACTACCGTTCGGCGCCGCCAACCGCCGCGAAAGTGAGCGCGGTGGTGCAGATGCATCAGTGTTGCGGTAGCTGTGGCGTGCACGGTCATCAGCATGATATCGCCCGCCAGTCGGGGATCCCGGTGTCTGACGATCGGGCGTTCTGGGGCGCGCTCGGCTGCTCGTGCTTCGCGTTTTAATCCTGCCTTACAGCCTCTGTTTGCGCGCAGAGGCTGAATATATTATCTGAAAAGGAGTTCACTCTGCTAACAGATGTGGCACAAATGCAACAATTTGTGTCATTCTGGACTGTCCTAATACAGTGAAGGTGGATACATGGACGACCTTTTAATCCTTGGCTGCGTCTTGTTGTTTTTCGCGCTGGTGGTGGTGCCTGTTCTGTCGATTGTCGCCTTCAATCGCAGTTCGGCGGTGCGCGGAGAGCTTGCCCGGTTACGCCAACGGGTCGAAGACCTGGAACAACGCGGCGTCGTAGCACCTGTGGTAACACCGATGGCAGCGGCCCCGGTTCAGCCCGCAGAGACGGTTATGGAGGCAGAACCGACCCCGATCCCGGTAGCGGTGCCAGAACCTGAACTCAAACCCAAACCGACTTCGGCTAATCCCTGGCGCTCACATACGCCGCAGAAAGCGGCTATCGTCAAAGCAGAGACTCTCGTCGAAAAAGCCTCCCCTGTCGCGGGCGCGCAACCTTCTGCCTTTGGCGGCGTGATGTCGTCGCTGGTGCGCTGGTTTATGCAGGGTAACCCGATGGCAAAACTGGGGATCCTGCTTCTCTTTCTTGGCCTCTCTTTCCTGTTGCGCTATACGGTCGAGCACTCCCTGTTCCCACTTGAACTGCGCCTGGTTGCAGCGGCGCTGTTTGCGATTGTCCTGCTGGCGATAGGCTGGCGTCTGCGGCATAAACAGCCGGTTTATGCCCTCATTTTGCAGGGCGGGGCAACCGGTGCGCTCTATCTCACCGTCTTTGGCGCGTTTCGCCTCTGGCAGATGCTGCCGATGACGCTGGCCTTTGTACTGCTGGTGGTCATCTGCGCGGCAAGCGTTGGGCTGGCGATTTTGCAAAAAGCGCTCAGTCTGGCGATGCTGGCGAGCCTCGGTGGCTATCTTGCGCCATTGCTACTGTCGACGGGAAGCGGCAACTATGTGGCGCTGTTCTCCTTCTATCTGTTGCTGTCGGTCGGCATTCTGGCGATCAGCATCTGGCAACACTGGCGCGAGCTTAATCTGCTTGGGCTGCTCTTTACCTTCGGTGTGGGCGGTCTCTGGGGGCTGGATGACTATCAGTCCGCGTATTACCTGAACTGCCAACTGTTCCTGATTGCCAATATTCTACTTTTTGGTGTGCTGAGCGTGGCACTGTCGCTGCGAGCGCAGACGAAGGGTAAGCAGATTATCGATGGCGTGTTGTTGTTTGCGCCGCCGCTTATTGGCTTTGGCATGCAGTACGCCATCACCCGTCACTGGGAATATGGTCCGGCGCTCA from Citrobacter amalonaticus Y19 includes:
- a CDS encoding amidohydrolase produces the protein MSQTASLILTHGKIHTLDSHRPQADAVAIKDGKILATGTHDQVMRFAADGTQVVDLKGHTVIPGLNDSHLHLIRGGLNYNLELRWEGVPSVADALRMLKEQADRTPSPQWVRVVGGWSEFQFAERRMPTLEELNDAAPDTPVFVLHLYDRALLNRAALKAVGYTKATPDPAGGEIVRDSNGNPTGMLIAKPNAMILYSTLAKGPKLPLEMQVNSTRQFMRELNRLGLTSAIDAGGGFQNYPEDYEIIEQLHAKNQMTVRIAYNLFTQRPKQELDDFERWTDMLKPGQGTDFYRANGAGEMLVFSAADFEDFLQPRPDLPEGMEDELERVVRHLVEHRWPFRLHATYDESISRMLDVFEKVNRDIPFNGLHWFFDHAETISERNIDRVKALGGGIAVQHRMAFQGEYFIDRYGKEAVKHTPPVAKMLAAGVPVGLGTDATRVASYNPWTALYWLVSGRTVGGTAMYDDNNRLPRDVALELWTAGSAWFSSEQGKKGRIANDQLADLVVLSKDYFSVPEEEIKGIESVMTIVDGKVVYAAGQFTPLAPPSIPVVPDWSPVVNVPGHYRSAPPTAAKVSAVVQMHQCCGSCGVHGHQHDIARQSGIPVSDDRAFWGALGCSCFAF